CCGGTATCAAGGCGAGTCGACGATATAGACGCGTTGACCGGAGTGTTTTCTACGTATGTGCTCGTTCACGTGAGCCCTCTGCTTGCTACGAATATCGCAGTACGGGCACTTGAATTTCGGCGCGACGCCGCACTCGTAACGAAGATGACGCCTCAAACTTTTCAACACGGAGTAACCGTTCCCGCATTTCGGGCACTCGTAGTTCTTTCTCCTGTTCCCTCTGCCTCGCAGCGTCCCGTAGACCATCTTCGACGCCTCGAACTTGAACGTCGTCTCGGCCCGACGATACGGTTCGCCGGTTCCGTAATCGTCGTAAGGTGCACGATACAAACGGCCCACTGAAAACAAAAGATCGCAACGATTAGAATGGCGACGAAACGGAAACGGTAACGGAAACGGAAACGATTTCCCACGGGGAAAGGTTCCTCGCGCGAGCCCGTTTCGACAGGGCTCGACAGAGATATCGGTTCGCGTGCAAAAGCGAAATCGTCGTGGTTAATTGGAAAGGATCTTTTATTCGTTGACTCGATGATGCGTACAATGTATTTGGTCGCGCGTACGGGACCAACGGTCGTCAAAGGTTAGCGTCGACGGAGCGTATCGATCCAACTCGCTAATGCTTCAGGTCGATCAGCTGAATTATCTGACCGGGATGTACCTTTCGAATGTGGTGGTAAATCTGAGACGTTTGCTTACTCCTCAGATCGCAGTAAGGACACTTGAATCTCGGTTCGTATCCACACTCGTACCTGAAGTGTCGATTGCGGTTGCTCTTCAGCGTGTATCTATGCAGACATTTCGGACAGTAATAGTAACTGACCGTGTTGAATCCGCGCTCGATCGCGTTCATCATGTAGTCTATCCTGTCCAGATCTGAAAAACAAAACGTAAGATCCGTGAACGTCCGTTCGAGGAACGACTCTCGATCGGTcgagtagtagtagtagtagacGCGCGTTCGGTATCGGTGTTCCTCCCTCGTCCGGACCGAAACGTTCGGACACGGCCGAGGAAGAAACGCGAGACGCGTCGGTTCGTGGCACACACATACAACCAACTGAATCTTTCAACATcgattttatttgtatcttaCATTTTCCATAGCGACGATATACGATCACAAAACATCGTGGACAGTGTGGAGAGTGTGGGGGTGGGAATGGGAGgaatagtagtaactgtataaGACATCGAATGTGTCGCCGCGCGAGAACATTTATCCGTTACTCGATGAGTCGCGGAATCGAACGGAGAAAGAATAAGTTTTTCGCTCGTGCGACGAGCGCAAGCGCGACTTTCCGAATCGACCGCTCGAACGTACCCTTATCGCTACAATATCCTCGTTAATAATACGTATATCACAGCAACAAAAACAGTCGGCAACTAACGTCGAACGTCTAGGTGCGGTTTAAACAACGGGAATAAGATGAAAATTCTCATTGCAACGCGAACAACGACGCTTTCGTTTCGGGCACTTTTCTTTTCGATTCTTCCTCTTTATTCTCCCAAATATCGAGCGCGTTTTACCTTCCGTCGTCGCGACGCTTCCGATCGACGGAACGGTGAAATCAAGAGGCAAGGAAAGGGAGAAACAGGTAATGGAAACGAATAACGTTTGTCCCGACGCTACACCCTGTACCATTCAGTCTTAACACGACGCGCCGTGTTTGAGCCGTACGTTGCACTCTACCTCCTCTTTACGCAACGAATAACGATACATCGGACGCAACATTATCATTACTCGAAACAACTGCAACAGAGACGAATAGATTCGTTATAAGGTACGTGTGTATATTCGACGAACTTTGACGGCGCGTTCCTTCGTCTTCTTCTCGCAATCGTTTCTCCGTTCGCCACGGACGAACGAGGCGTACGCCCTTCGAGTCGCCGCTCGAAACGTTGGGACGCATAGGAATCGAAACGCGACGGCGCTCGACAGCTCGAGTACGCATCGTGGAACTTTAAATGCACTTGTACTTGAAACGTATTCTTTGCTTCTCGACTCGTACGATCGAACGAAGCATCGTCGCGTCGAGAGGATAAAAAACCGTcccttaaccccttaaccttcGAGCCCGTTAAACGGCGAAACTCGTTATTTGTTTTTGCTCCGTCCAAGAGCGACcgtatcgtcgtcgtcgtcgtcgatacGAATCGTGCTTTCTCCTCCGCGACGATCGCTCGTTCGACTCGTTTCGCTGCGTCGAGAACCTTACGCGCCTATCTAACTAGCTAAATGTACTCccttcttctctttttctcactttttttttttttcgttttcttttcgAATGTCGCGGGAAAGGCCGGAAGTGTCGGCGAAAAGCGGTCGATTGTCTAGAACGTGTTAAAGGTAACCGATCGCGTGTTCGACGATCCTCGAGAGAGAAATGCAACGCGCCGATGCCGCTTGGCCCTTGTTCAGTTCTCGTACTTGAGATGCACCACGTAAACTCGCTGGCCGGTATGCCTGGTTCTGATGTGAGACATCACGTTGGACGTTTGCTTGCTACGGAACTCGCAATAAGGACACTGGAACCTGGGCGCCTGACCGCACTCGTATTTCAGATGCCTGGTCATGTTGCCCTTGACGGTGAAGCATCGTCCGCACTTGGGGCAACCGAACGGTTTCCTGAAGCACTCGGCGAACGATCCTTTGGCGTAAGCGTTCCTCGCGCGGGCCTGAGCATAGTAATTCGGCAGCGACCTCGTCGACGACGCGCCGCCGGAATCGCTCTGGCTAACTTCCCTACCGTTGCCCTCGTTCTCGAACGCCTTGCAAGATTGTAAAACGAAGTTTAGATCCAACTGCGGCGCGGCAGCATAGAAACCTGAAACTTCAAGGGTGATCGATTAGTCGTACCGAAAGCGCGTACACCGCTCGTTGAAAATCGTAAGGATCGTCGAGGGGATCGAGGAGCAAGGAAACGTGTGGTCGGACGAAGAAACGAGGTTCCGTGATCGTTGCGGCGAGGATAAGGGTTCCGGATTAAGGGGGACGGTCACGCATGCTTTGAAGTTCTCGATCGTTAAACGGAGAGAAAGAATGATACCTTGAAAGATTGCGGGCGATCTTCTGGACGAAAAAACGTCGAATCGATTTCGATCGTTCTCCGTTTCGAACATTTTTGCGAAGCAAGTTACACGACGACCAAAAGACGCGTCAATTCCGCGGACTCGTATCGTATTCTAATATATCTACTTGCGAGAAATGCTTCTTAAACTCTATACACAGTAGCCGTTAGTCGATCGACTCGAGAGATCGTTGTGATGCAGTCTTCCAGTGACGACGGCTCCTCGATGATCCGCCTCGAGGCATATACGCCAGACGGATTAAGCTACATAGTATCGATCGATAGATCATTCGACGCGATGCGTGCGCGTGTATGCGTGTGTGTATGTACGTGTGTATTATCTACCGGTAATCGTGTCTACGtcctatgtctatgtctattaTGTTTATGCGTGATCGTTGTTGTAATCCCTCCTGCTGCTTTCGTAATTGTTGCTGTTATAATCGCCGTTCAACAGAATATAGTGTTGTAGCATCGATTAAATTTACGTTCAACTCGAGACATTTATAAGAAAGGAGATCGTGATTTTTCTTCGTATATTTTCAAAATCGTATAGACAAACGGTTCCAAGGATATAGCGATTGAAAGTTCGCGTCACGAATTCCACGTTGCTGCGCAAAAAGTCCTCGTATTTCGAAACGAACGCGTGCAGAAGACAAAGATAGAAGGAGAAAACTGGAAAGCGACGCGTAATCGGATAATTCGTAACATCGACCGAGAACGTGGATCGAGATCAACGCGGATCGTCGAACGTTGCAGTTCAGAGCTTCATGTCGAAGATAAACACCTCCTCTTCCGGATGTTTCTTCCTGATGTGGGCGTACACCGGGGAAGTCTGCTTGCTGCGCAGACCACAGTACGGGCACTGAAATCTTGGCTCGTGACCGCATTCGTAGTTCACGTGACGATCTTTGTTTCTCTTCAAGGTGAACCCGCGACCACACTTTTGACACTGAAACGGTTTCTTCTTGTCGCAAGCGTTCATCTTCAAGCTCTTGCGTTTCACGTTTTTGCTCGACTCCAAATTCTGTTTACCGATCGTCCCCGATCGGCTCTTGAACGTCGTATTATGCCCGAGCGGAAGCGGCAAAATATGGAATCCTGAAACACGGAGACGTAAAAGCTGAACAGAATACTCGACCGCTAACCAACCGGGCATTAACCCGAGGCTGGCCGCGCGTCGAACGCGAACGTTTCATCGAACGCGTACCGATTTCGCACACCCTTATCCCCCCCATCTTCGACGATCGCCGTTCGATGAAACGCGCGATTCGACCAACGTTCCTTCGTCTCTTCGGCCGCGATCGCGCTATTAACGATTTCGTGGCGCGCGTCGAGCCTCCGTCGATACGCAACGACCACGGAAACGCGATACAAATTTTACTTATCCGTTCCTTACTTCTCGAGCATCGAACGTCGTCGAACGTCGTCCGCGTTAccgtcgtcgttgtcgtcgtcgtcggtcGCGAGCTGAAAAACATCCAAGAAAACCCGTCAATGAAACTCGAACGTCCGCTCGACATttacctctctctctctctctctctctctctttctctctgcgATACGATGCGAGGACGTCGAGACCGAAACAGGGTCGGGGGGAACACCGTGAATCGAGGGTAAGATCAATATCATCGTTGTTCGAGTTCATCACGCAGCTTTATTTCGAGCAACAACGAAAGATTAATGGGAGTAAGCGAAATTAGAGACGGAAGAAACCGTTGAGCTTCCGATCCCAGAACATTTGCGCGAGCTGTGGATGGTGCACGCGTAAATGTCGAATCATGTGCGCCTTTTGGTAGTTTTTCATCGCGCAGTGCGGACACTCGAACCGCGG
This genomic window from Megachile rotundata isolate GNS110a chromosome 14, iyMegRotu1, whole genome shotgun sequence contains:
- the LOC143265758 gene encoding uncharacterized protein LOC143265758 isoform X1, whose translation is MFETENDRNRFDVFSSRRSPAIFQVSGFYAAAPQLDLNFVLQSCKAFENEGNGREVSQSDSGGASSTRSLPNYYAQARARNAYAKGSFAECFRKPFGCPKCGRCFTVKGNMTRHLKYECGQAPRFQCPYCEFRSKQTSNVMSHIRTRHTGQRVYVVHLKYEN
- the LOC143265758 gene encoding uncharacterized protein LOC143265758 isoform X2 — encoded protein: MFETENDRNRFDVFSSRRSPAIFQGFYAAAPQLDLNFVLQSCKAFENEGNGREVSQSDSGGASSTRSLPNYYAQARARNAYAKGSFAECFRKPFGCPKCGRCFTVKGNMTRHLKYECGQAPRFQCPYCEFRSKQTSNVMSHIRTRHTGQRVYVVHLKYEN